A window of the Parvularcula bermudensis HTCC2503 genome harbors these coding sequences:
- a CDS encoding polyhydroxyalkanoic acid system family protein has translation MARPVTVTISHDLGKDQARTRVDERFDALETSIAGNVGLNFEKHWEGDTLKLKAKGLGQKITGDVDVFPQHVRITVMLPGLLAGMAEALTGRLEKQGRIMLEDKSGNA, from the coding sequence ATGGCGCGCCCCGTCACCGTCACTATTAGCCACGACCTCGGTAAGGATCAGGCGCGAACGCGGGTCGATGAACGATTTGACGCGCTGGAGACGTCCATTGCCGGGAATGTCGGCCTCAATTTCGAAAAGCACTGGGAGGGCGACACCCTCAAGCTGAAGGCCAAGGGTCTTGGCCAAAAGATCACCGGCGATGTCGATGTCTTTCCCCAACATGTGCGGATCACGGTGATGCTGCCTGGCCTATTGGCCGGCATGGCCGAGGCCTTGACCGGGCGGCTCGAGAAGCAAGGCCGCATCATGCTGGAAGACAAATCGGGAAACGCCTAA
- a CDS encoding dihydrofolate reductase: protein MSPRISLVVAVADNGVIGKDGTLPWRMRDDLKWFKSVTTGKPIVMGRTTWESLGDPLPQRRNIVVSRQLDNAPEGSEVFAELDEALTAAAGSGADEICVIGGAQLYTAAMARADRLYVTRVHGTPEGDTLFTLPDETGWTRTILRRIEKGSHNDFDATVEQWDRKA from the coding sequence ATGAGCCCGCGGATCAGCCTTGTTGTGGCGGTCGCCGACAATGGCGTTATCGGGAAGGACGGCACCCTTCCCTGGCGGATGCGTGACGACCTCAAATGGTTCAAATCCGTCACGACCGGCAAGCCAATCGTCATGGGCCGGACGACCTGGGAAAGTCTCGGCGATCCCCTGCCCCAGCGCCGGAATATCGTCGTCAGCCGCCAGCTTGATAACGCGCCCGAGGGGAGCGAGGTGTTCGCTGAGCTCGACGAGGCCCTGACCGCCGCGGCCGGGAGCGGCGCCGACGAGATCTGTGTGATTGGCGGCGCCCAACTCTATACTGCCGCGATGGCACGGGCCGATCGCCTCTATGTAACCCGCGTTCACGGCACGCCCGAGGGAGATACGCTCTTTACCCTGCCCGACGAGACAGGGTGGACACGGACGATCCTTCGCCGGATTGAGAAGGGCTCTCACAATGATTTCGACGCCACGGTCGAGCAATGGGACCGGAAGGCCTGA
- a CDS encoding c-type cytochrome, with amino-acid sequence MRRSFLPLFLALSLCACGQPSGADAPAGPDLESLSPLAQKGLTLFRECGVCHNYQKGGRHGVGPNLWGVVGAPAAQRDTFAYSRALERSGLIWTEDTLDRYLENPHEVVPGTRMAYRGMADPADRDALIAFLASLQDPPKLAPNDPASD; translated from the coding sequence ATGCGACGATCATTCCTCCCCCTGTTTCTCGCCCTTAGTCTCTGCGCCTGCGGTCAGCCCTCGGGCGCTGACGCCCCCGCCGGACCCGATCTTGAGAGCCTAAGCCCCCTTGCGCAGAAGGGGCTGACCCTCTTCCGCGAATGCGGGGTGTGCCATAATTATCAAAAGGGGGGACGCCACGGCGTGGGCCCCAATCTTTGGGGCGTTGTCGGCGCCCCCGCCGCCCAGCGGGACACATTCGCCTATTCTCGCGCTCTCGAACGGTCGGGCCTGATCTGGACCGAGGACACGTTGGACCGGTATCTCGAAAATCCCCATGAGGTCGTGCCGGGCACCCGCATGGCCTATCGCGGGATGGCGGACCCCGCCGACCGGGACGCCCTCATCGCCTTTCTGGCGAGCCTTCAAGATCCCCCCAAGCTCGCCCCTAACGATCCGGCGAGCGATTAG
- the speD gene encoding adenosylmethionine decarboxylase, whose protein sequence is MSQFLKLVPPAPAPEEGPLDHFVEDGERIYAGRHLTIDLYGASDLTDQSRMEQAFRDCVTACGATLLHLHVHTFLPSGGLSGVAVLAESHISVHTWPEAAYAAFDVFMCGDAEPERAVDILAQAFSATAVEVGTHYRGADIKQHLPK, encoded by the coding sequence ATGAGCCAATTTCTTAAACTCGTTCCCCCCGCTCCCGCCCCTGAAGAGGGGCCGCTGGATCATTTCGTTGAGGACGGCGAACGCATTTATGCCGGTCGCCACCTCACCATCGACCTCTATGGGGCGTCGGATTTGACCGACCAGTCGCGGATGGAACAGGCGTTCCGCGATTGCGTGACGGCGTGCGGGGCGACATTGTTGCATCTCCACGTGCATACCTTTTTGCCCTCAGGTGGATTGTCCGGGGTCGCCGTATTGGCGGAGAGCCATATTTCGGTGCATACATGGCCCGAAGCCGCCTATGCGGCGTTCGACGTGTTTATGTGCGGCGATGCCGAGCCTGAACGGGCGGTGGACATTCTGGCCCAGGCGTTTTCCGCAACGGCGGTCGAGGTGGGCACCCATTATCGCGGCGCCGATATTAAGCAGCATTTGCCGAAATGA
- the trxB gene encoding thioredoxin-disulfide reductase yields MADRLHTKLLIIGSGPAGYTAAIYAARAMLEPVIVHGLQPGGQLTITTDVENYPGFADPIQGPWLMEQMQKQAENVGTKMVSDIITEVDTASRPFSFKGDSGTIYTADAVIVATGAQAKWLGLPSEKKFQGFGVSACATCDGFFYRGRTVGVVGGGNTAVEEALFLTNFADKVYLIHRRDSLRCEAILRQRALDHPKIELLWNRQVDEVLGSDNPLGVEGVRLASTVGEDSMELAIHGLFIAIGHAPATQIFEGHLEMKPNGYIVTAPDSTATSVPGVYAAGDVTDETYRQAVTAAGMGCMAALEAEKFLAGMAIAEAAE; encoded by the coding sequence ATGGCTGACCGCCTGCATACCAAACTGCTGATTATCGGATCCGGCCCCGCCGGCTACACAGCCGCGATCTATGCCGCGCGGGCGATGCTGGAACCGGTGATCGTGCACGGGCTTCAACCGGGGGGACAGCTGACGATCACGACGGATGTGGAAAACTATCCAGGCTTCGCCGATCCCATCCAGGGGCCATGGCTGATGGAGCAAATGCAGAAGCAGGCTGAAAATGTCGGCACCAAAATGGTCTCCGATATCATCACCGAGGTTGATACGGCGTCTCGCCCCTTCAGCTTCAAAGGCGATAGTGGCACCATTTACACCGCCGATGCGGTGATCGTGGCCACCGGCGCCCAGGCGAAATGGCTGGGCTTGCCCTCCGAGAAAAAATTTCAAGGCTTTGGGGTGTCGGCATGCGCCACCTGTGACGGCTTTTTCTATCGGGGCCGGACCGTGGGGGTCGTCGGTGGGGGCAACACCGCCGTCGAGGAGGCCCTGTTCCTCACCAATTTCGCCGACAAGGTCTATCTGATCCATCGCCGGGACAGCTTGCGCTGCGAGGCCATTCTGCGTCAGCGCGCCCTCGACCACCCCAAGATCGAGCTCTTGTGGAACCGCCAGGTCGACGAAGTTCTCGGCTCGGATAATCCCTTGGGGGTCGAAGGGGTTCGGCTTGCCTCCACCGTGGGAGAAGACAGCATGGAGCTTGCGATCCATGGCCTCTTCATCGCGATTGGCCACGCCCCTGCCACGCAGATTTTCGAGGGGCATCTTGAGATGAAACCGAACGGGTACATCGTGACGGCCCCCGATTCCACGGCCACCTCGGTGCCTGGGGTCTATGCGGCCGGCGATGTCACCGACGAGACCTATCGTCAGGCGGTGACGGCGGCCGGCATGGGCTGCATGGCCGCGCTCGAAGCGGAGAAATTCCTGGCCGGGATGGCCATCGCCGAAGCCGCCGAATGA
- a CDS encoding adenine phosphoribosyltransferase: MGVDLQAVIRAIPDFPKPGIVFRDVTTLMADGPAFAESVARLASPVRAGGYTAIAGIEARGLVFGAAVAAATGLGFVPIRKPGKLPATVLRESYELEYGRDALEIHHDAIAAEAKVFLIDDLLATGGTLLAAATLIERLGGTVGGAGVVVDLPDLGGSRRLAERGIPLHTLVCFEGE; encoded by the coding sequence CTGGGCGTCGATTTACAGGCTGTCATCAGGGCGATCCCCGATTTTCCCAAGCCAGGCATTGTCTTCCGTGACGTCACGACGCTGATGGCGGATGGTCCGGCCTTCGCTGAGTCGGTGGCGCGCCTGGCGTCCCCTGTGCGGGCAGGCGGCTACACCGCCATTGCAGGGATCGAGGCGCGAGGATTGGTGTTCGGGGCTGCGGTGGCGGCCGCGACGGGGCTGGGCTTCGTCCCGATCCGAAAGCCTGGGAAGCTTCCCGCGACGGTCTTACGTGAATCCTATGAGCTCGAATATGGCCGTGACGCCCTCGAAATTCACCACGATGCCATTGCCGCCGAGGCCAAGGTGTTTTTGATCGATGACCTTTTGGCGACGGGCGGTACACTGCTGGCAGCCGCGACCTTGATTGAACGCCTCGGCGGGACGGTCGGCGGCGCCGGTGTGGTTGTCGATTTGCCCGATCTTGGCGGCAGTCGCCGACTGGCCGAGCGGGGAATCCCGCTTCACACCCTTGTCTGTTTCGAAGGAGAGTAG
- a CDS encoding alkaline phosphatase D family protein, whose product MPISRRTALFSGLAAPLAACTSAPDSPLLSAATTPARGAFLHGVASGDPEPDSIVLWTRVTTPSDRLAVKVEIAETPAFAPLLQTHTAETDRGRDHTVKIVPTGLAPGRVYYYRFTVGDEVSPIGRTRTLPDRTDAATFAIASCSNYPFGYFNAYDHIARDDQVDAVIHLGDYIYEYGPDGYGGETGRSLGREHVPPREIVSLSDYRARHAQYKADPSSRAMLARHPLICIWDDHETANNSWEHGAQNHQPETEGSWDDRRRAALRAYYEWMPVRDPEPGKPREALFREYEWGGLLSLAAIETRLMARSEQLEYRDIVPTLTDDDAIERFRREIVGAPSRELLGAAQTAFLERHFRQSVAKGTTWRLVANQIIMARLIAPNVADRVSEEQIVEFEKEWDQVRTFVEFTKFGLPFNLDAWDGYPAARERFYRMAQAAGARDLIVLTGDTHEFWGNDLLTDTGEAMGVELGTSGVTSPGFMARLGDKAFDYSLLMRRENRDIRYHDPLHHGYLRLHLTPDRGHIDYMAVSTILSPNYQAFRTARFDLIRENGTVRFGNPQGLGLKERIVYG is encoded by the coding sequence ATGCCGATTTCCCGCCGGACCGCCCTGTTCAGTGGATTGGCCGCCCCCCTCGCCGCCTGTACCTCCGCCCCCGATTCGCCCCTTCTCTCCGCCGCAACGACGCCGGCGCGCGGCGCGTTCCTCCATGGGGTGGCTTCTGGGGACCCTGAGCCGGACTCGATCGTGCTGTGGACCCGCGTCACGACACCGTCCGACCGCCTCGCGGTCAAGGTCGAGATCGCCGAGACCCCGGCCTTTGCGCCCCTCCTCCAAACCCACACCGCCGAAACGGATCGGGGACGCGATCACACGGTGAAGATCGTGCCAACCGGTCTCGCCCCAGGTCGGGTTTATTATTATCGCTTTACGGTGGGGGATGAGGTGTCGCCCATCGGTCGCACACGAACCCTGCCCGACCGCACAGACGCCGCGACCTTTGCGATCGCCTCCTGCTCGAATTATCCCTTCGGCTATTTCAACGCGTACGACCATATCGCGCGGGACGATCAGGTCGACGCGGTCATTCATCTTGGCGACTATATTTATGAATATGGCCCCGATGGCTATGGCGGAGAGACGGGACGCAGCCTGGGGCGCGAGCACGTCCCACCGCGCGAGATTGTCTCTCTCTCGGATTACCGTGCACGGCATGCGCAGTATAAGGCCGACCCCTCCTCCCGCGCCATGCTGGCGCGCCATCCGCTGATTTGTATCTGGGACGATCACGAAACCGCGAATAATTCGTGGGAACACGGCGCCCAGAACCACCAACCTGAGACAGAGGGATCGTGGGATGACCGTCGGCGCGCCGCGCTTCGCGCCTATTACGAATGGATGCCCGTGAGAGACCCCGAACCGGGCAAGCCCCGCGAAGCCTTGTTTCGCGAATATGAGTGGGGCGGACTATTGTCCCTCGCCGCGATCGAGACCCGTTTGATGGCGCGGTCGGAGCAACTTGAATATCGCGACATCGTCCCGACCCTGACGGATGATGACGCGATCGAGCGGTTCCGCAGAGAGATCGTCGGCGCCCCCTCAAGGGAGTTATTGGGGGCGGCCCAGACCGCCTTTCTGGAGCGGCATTTCCGTCAATCCGTCGCCAAGGGCACGACATGGCGCCTGGTGGCCAATCAAATTATTATGGCTCGCCTGATCGCCCCCAATGTTGCCGACCGGGTGAGCGAGGAGCAGATCGTTGAGTTCGAAAAAGAATGGGACCAGGTTCGGACCTTCGTTGAGTTCACGAAATTCGGTCTCCCCTTCAATCTCGATGCGTGGGACGGGTATCCGGCCGCGCGGGAGCGCTTCTACCGTATGGCGCAGGCCGCCGGCGCCCGGGACCTCATCGTCCTGACCGGGGACACCCACGAATTTTGGGGCAATGACCTCCTGACGGATACGGGGGAGGCTATGGGGGTTGAGCTGGGGACCAGCGGTGTGACCTCCCCCGGCTTTATGGCCCGTCTCGGCGACAAAGCCTTTGACTATTCACTCCTCATGCGTCGCGAAAACCGGGATATCCGGTATCATGACCCCTTGCACCACGGCTATCTTCGCCTGCACCTGACCCCTGACCGCGGGCATATCGATTATATGGCGGTGTCGACGATCCTCTCCCCCAACTATCAGGCGTTCCGTACCGCGCGTTTCGATTTGATAAGAGAGAACGGCACGGTGCGTTTCGGCAATCCCCAAGGTCTCGGCCTTAAGGAACGGATCGTCTACGGCTGA
- a CDS encoding thymidylate synthase — MQAYLSLLSHLLDNGVLRDDRTGTGTYSVFGHQMRFELSDGFPLVTTKKVHMKSVVHELLWFLSGDTNIGYLKEHGVRIWDEWADENGNLGPVYGAQWRSWPGPGGKTIDQIAWVQNEIRHNPTSRRLVVSAWNPGQLDQMALAPCHCLFQFYVADGKLSCQLYQRSADIFLGVPFNIASYALLTHMLAQSTGLGVGDFVHSFGDVHLYTNHVDQAKQQLARQPRDLPQLRLAPEVSDIFDFRYEHITVEGYDPHPAIKAPVAV; from the coding sequence ATGCAAGCCTATCTCTCTTTACTGTCGCATCTCCTGGACAATGGCGTGTTGCGCGATGATCGGACCGGAACCGGCACCTATTCGGTCTTCGGCCATCAGATGCGCTTTGAGTTGTCCGACGGCTTTCCCCTCGTGACCACGAAAAAAGTGCACATGAAATCCGTGGTGCACGAGCTTTTATGGTTCCTCTCGGGCGATACCAATATCGGGTATTTGAAGGAGCACGGGGTCAGGATCTGGGATGAATGGGCCGATGAGAACGGCAATCTTGGGCCGGTCTACGGCGCACAATGGCGGTCCTGGCCGGGCCCCGGCGGCAAAACCATCGACCAGATTGCCTGGGTGCAGAACGAAATTCGCCATAATCCCACCTCTCGCCGGTTGGTGGTGTCGGCGTGGAACCCCGGTCAGCTCGATCAGATGGCACTGGCCCCCTGCCATTGTCTGTTCCAATTCTACGTCGCCGACGGCAAGCTTTCCTGCCAGCTTTATCAGCGGTCGGCGGATATTTTCCTCGGCGTCCCCTTCAATATCGCCTCCTATGCCTTACTGACCCATATGCTGGCGCAATCGACTGGCCTTGGCGTGGGTGATTTCGTTCATAGCTTCGGCGACGTTCATCTTTACACAAATCATGTCGACCAAGCGAAGCAGCAATTGGCGCGCCAACCCCGTGACCTGCCGCAGCTTCGGCTGGCCCCCGAGGTGAGCGATATTTTCGATTTCCGCTATGAGCATATCACGGTCGAGGGCTACGATCCTCACCCGGCGATCAAGGCCCCGGTCGCCGTATGA
- the bamE gene encoding outer membrane protein assembly factor BamE domain-containing protein: MRIVVFGLIVSALSACVAVEDRHGYVMERGETELSATVGVDTKDSVLARYGEPSIRPPLSDDVWYYVTSSSSSRAFYETETTSRNIVLFAFNEDDTVADVMTFDLEDGQDINLVNRVTRTRGKELSFFEQLIGGVGQGAAAIDPDGQ; encoded by the coding sequence ATGCGAATTGTCGTCTTCGGGCTTATCGTGAGCGCTCTGAGTGCATGTGTCGCCGTCGAGGATCGCCACGGCTATGTGATGGAGCGTGGGGAAACCGAACTCAGCGCCACCGTCGGTGTCGATACCAAGGATTCCGTCCTCGCCCGCTATGGCGAACCCTCGATCAGGCCCCCCCTCTCCGACGATGTCTGGTATTATGTCACCTCGTCGAGCAGTTCCCGCGCCTTCTACGAGACCGAGACGACCTCCCGCAATATCGTGCTGTTCGCTTTCAACGAGGATGACACGGTCGCCGATGTGATGACCTTCGACCTTGAGGACGGGCAGGACATCAACCTCGTGAACCGGGTCACCCGCACCCGCGGGAAGGAATTGAGCTTCTTCGAGCAATTGATCGGCGGTGTCGGTCAGGGGGCCGCGGCCATCGACCCGGACGGCCAGTAA
- the speE gene encoding polyamine aminopropyltransferase: MSGRFIIDVDGQRWFKEEVTPEIGHALRIDRTLYEGEIDHQHLIVFENQRFGRLFALEGFVQISTADEFIYHEMLVHVPFFAHGRAKRVLIIGGGDGGAIREVLRHRTVEQVTLVEIEKAVVDFSKEWFPSLSAGAFDDPRLDLRIADGAAFVKEDQEPYDVILVDSTDPVGPGKVLFTEEFYRDCYARLGDEGIMVTQCGLPFLQAPELKTAYENQSASFAAPRFYTIAVPAYSGGLMALGFARKGGEDPSPADLAARIEKADLGTFKVYSAKTHQGAFMGPAYIDTILKTGQFG; encoded by the coding sequence ATGAGCGGCCGCTTCATCATCGACGTCGACGGGCAGCGCTGGTTCAAGGAAGAGGTGACGCCCGAAATCGGCCATGCCTTGCGGATCGATCGTACCCTGTATGAGGGGGAGATCGACCACCAGCACCTGATTGTCTTCGAAAATCAGCGCTTCGGGCGGCTCTTTGCCCTCGAAGGCTTTGTCCAAATCTCCACGGCGGATGAATTTATCTACCATGAGATGTTGGTGCATGTGCCGTTCTTCGCCCATGGACGGGCAAAGCGGGTGCTGATCATCGGCGGCGGTGACGGCGGTGCCATTCGTGAGGTGCTCCGCCACCGGACCGTCGAGCAAGTGACCCTTGTCGAGATTGAGAAGGCCGTTGTCGATTTTTCGAAAGAGTGGTTTCCGAGTCTGTCGGCGGGCGCCTTTGACGACCCGCGCCTGGACCTGCGCATTGCGGATGGCGCCGCCTTCGTCAAAGAGGATCAAGAGCCTTACGACGTTATTTTGGTCGACTCCACCGATCCGGTGGGCCCAGGCAAAGTGCTGTTTACCGAGGAATTTTACCGCGACTGCTATGCGCGGCTCGGCGATGAGGGGATTATGGTGACCCAGTGCGGTCTCCCCTTCCTCCAGGCGCCGGAACTTAAGACCGCGTACGAGAACCAGTCTGCGAGTTTTGCCGCGCCCCGGTTCTATACGATTGCCGTGCCCGCCTATTCAGGGGGGCTGATGGCTCTTGGCTTTGCCCGGAAGGGGGGAGAAGATCCGTCTCCCGCCGACCTCGCCGCGCGAATTGAAAAGGCCGATCTCGGCACCTTCAAGGTCTATAGCGCGAAAACCCATCAGGGGGCGTTTATGGGGCCGGCCTATATCGACACGATCCTGAAGACCGGACAGTTTGGCTGA
- a CDS encoding helix-turn-helix domain-containing protein, with product MEPGDFRKWRKALNFSQKDAAEALGLKRRMIQYYEKGERDGEPVQIPLTVALACYALSVGVKNYRGPSKKVDRLIPETDPA from the coding sequence ATGGAGCCGGGTGATTTCCGAAAATGGCGGAAAGCACTCAACTTCTCTCAAAAGGACGCAGCCGAGGCCCTCGGCCTCAAAAGGCGCATGATCCAATATTATGAGAAGGGCGAGCGGGACGGCGAGCCGGTGCAAATCCCCCTGACCGTCGCCCTCGCCTGCTATGCTCTGTCCGTGGGGGTCAAGAACTACCGCGGCCCCTCGAAAAAGGTGGACCGCCTGATCCCGGAGACCGATCCGGCCTAA
- a CDS encoding TerB family tellurite resistance protein — MLKWLSQKLSVDAALPLSAASCVEVQAATLLVEAARRDGAYSEVDRETVTASLMKLFYLSRIEADALRREAERRRTLDWQDAFAADLTVLDSDRRERLVRLLWEIVDVQGLGCAAGEDLVFSVGDRLTLTPERISALRAVAGTAGRA; from the coding sequence ATGCTGAAATGGCTTTCTCAAAAACTCAGCGTCGATGCCGCCCTGCCGCTGTCCGCGGCGAGTTGCGTCGAAGTTCAAGCCGCGACATTGCTCGTCGAGGCGGCCCGACGCGATGGCGCCTATTCCGAGGTTGACCGGGAGACGGTGACCGCGTCCTTGATGAAACTCTTTTATCTCTCCCGTATTGAGGCCGATGCCCTGCGCCGCGAAGCCGAGCGCCGCCGCACGCTTGATTGGCAGGACGCTTTTGCCGCCGATCTGACGGTCCTCGACAGTGACCGGCGGGAACGGCTTGTCCGTCTCTTATGGGAAATTGTCGACGTCCAGGGATTGGGCTGTGCCGCCGGCGAAGATCTCGTGTTTTCCGTCGGGGATCGACTGACCCTGACACCGGAGCGCATTTCCGCCTTGCGGGCCGTGGCGGGCACGGCGGGGCGCGCCTGA
- the panB gene encoding 3-methyl-2-oxobutanoate hydroxymethyltransferase has product MSAQKKTKRQTAASITARKGGEPIVGLTAYDAPTAALLDPHCDLILVGDSVGMVVHGLPSTVGVTMEMMILHGQAVMRGAAQSLVVVDMPFGSYESDPRQAFANASRLLIETGAGAVKIEAGTYTAEIISFLTERGIPVMGHVGLRPQSSNVTGGFKAVGRSDEEWRQVLAEAEAADRAGAFALVVEGVDELLARNITESVEAPTIGIGASSACDGQILVTPDMLGLFDWTPKFVRKFGNLRSDITSAVEAYAEAVRDRRFPGDEEVYRLRRN; this is encoded by the coding sequence ATGTCTGCGCAAAAAAAGACCAAACGTCAGACAGCTGCTTCAATCACTGCGCGCAAGGGGGGAGAGCCGATCGTCGGCTTGACCGCCTATGATGCGCCGACCGCGGCGCTGCTCGACCCCCATTGCGATCTCATCCTGGTGGGCGACAGCGTCGGCATGGTGGTCCATGGCCTGCCCTCGACGGTGGGGGTGACCATGGAGATGATGATCCTCCACGGCCAGGCGGTGATGCGGGGGGCGGCGCAGTCATTGGTCGTTGTCGACATGCCCTTTGGCAGTTACGAATCCGATCCCCGCCAAGCCTTCGCCAATGCCAGCCGCCTGTTGATCGAAACGGGGGCGGGGGCGGTGAAGATCGAAGCCGGCACCTATACGGCGGAAATCATCAGCTTCCTGACCGAACGGGGGATCCCTGTCATGGGGCATGTGGGGCTGCGCCCCCAATCCTCGAACGTCACAGGCGGGTTCAAGGCCGTTGGTCGGTCGGATGAAGAATGGCGCCAGGTTTTGGCCGAGGCGGAGGCCGCCGATCGTGCCGGCGCGTTTGCCCTGGTGGTCGAGGGGGTGGACGAACTCCTTGCCCGGAACATCACCGAGAGTGTCGAGGCCCCGACGATCGGCATAGGTGCGTCATCGGCCTGCGATGGTCAGATCCTCGTCACCCCCGACATGCTGGGCCTGTTTGACTGGACGCCGAAATTCGTTCGTAAATTCGGCAATTTGCGAAGCGACATCACGAGCGCGGTCGAGGCCTATGCCGAGGCTGTGCGCGACAGACGCTTTCCGGGGGATGAAGAAGTCTATCGCCTGCGTCGTAATTAG
- a CDS encoding type II toxin-antitoxin system RatA family toxin encodes MGHHQERTFVPFTPTQMFDLVAAVEDYPRFIPWIEALRVKERKAEHLVADMIVKYTIFRESFRSRVALDRPNMAIDVDYIRGPLKSLSNHWRFEKEPNGCTIDFCIDFEFKNPLLQTVANQLIDKAFRRLSSAFTDEAHRRYQPIAATASKTA; translated from the coding sequence ATGGGACATCATCAGGAACGAACCTTTGTTCCCTTTACCCCGACCCAAATGTTCGATCTCGTCGCGGCGGTCGAAGACTATCCGCGGTTCATTCCTTGGATCGAGGCCTTGCGGGTCAAGGAGCGTAAGGCGGAGCATCTGGTGGCGGATATGATCGTCAAATACACGATCTTTCGGGAGAGCTTTCGGTCACGGGTGGCCCTTGATCGTCCGAACATGGCCATCGATGTCGACTATATTCGCGGTCCCCTCAAATCGCTCAGCAATCATTGGCGGTTCGAGAAGGAACCGAATGGCTGCACCATCGATTTTTGCATCGATTTCGAGTTCAAGAACCCGCTTCTGCAAACCGTCGCCAATCAGCTGATCGACAAGGCGTTCCGGCGATTGTCCTCAGCCTTCACCGATGAGGCCCATCGCCGATATCAGCCCATCGCCGCAACAGCGTCCAAAACGGCCTGA
- a CDS encoding type III PLP-dependent enzyme, producing MDQFYSAEHVVAVGSPADPILCHRPHAAQRAARWFAAQFRGTVFYAVKANPDPIVLEALASGGVDRFDVASLAEIRAVRRQFPSSTLAFMNPVKAPEAIAEAYFRHGVRIFALDRQEELDKIVTATKGAGDLTLIVRIGVDNSTADLKLGMKFGARGPAVADLIRTTRWHAEKLGVSFHIGSQNRAPEAFVQAMTSVAGQVQAAGVLLDILDVGGGFPAAYPGRDHAALSDYIEAIHRAFDRFPAFGRTALWAEPGRALVAEAASLIVRVEGRRDFDLYINDGIYGALYDAGHLNWRFPCRAVGHPADAMTAPFRFYGPTCDDADYMEGPFFLPAGMAQGDTIEIGQLGAYGRTMTSGFNGYGSYKDVICTDDPFGSLYEAADLRALAETKK from the coding sequence GTGGACCAATTTTATAGTGCCGAACACGTAGTGGCGGTCGGCTCGCCCGCCGACCCCATTCTTTGCCACCGCCCCCATGCGGCCCAGCGGGCTGCGCGGTGGTTTGCCGCGCAATTTCGCGGAACGGTGTTTTACGCCGTCAAAGCCAACCCTGACCCAATTGTCCTTGAGGCTCTTGCCAGTGGCGGCGTCGATCGCTTCGACGTGGCCAGTCTTGCGGAGATCCGGGCTGTCAGGCGCCAGTTCCCGTCCTCGACCCTAGCTTTCATGAACCCCGTGAAGGCACCCGAGGCGATCGCCGAGGCCTATTTCCGCCACGGTGTGCGAATCTTTGCCCTCGACCGGCAGGAGGAGCTCGACAAGATCGTCACGGCCACGAAAGGCGCGGGGGATCTGACCCTGATCGTCCGGATTGGCGTCGATAATTCCACCGCGGATCTCAAGCTTGGGATGAAATTCGGGGCGCGAGGACCGGCGGTGGCCGACCTCATTCGCACGACCCGCTGGCATGCCGAAAAACTGGGGGTCAGCTTCCATATCGGCAGTCAAAATCGGGCCCCTGAGGCTTTCGTCCAGGCGATGACGAGCGTTGCCGGCCAGGTTCAAGCCGCCGGTGTGCTGCTCGATATCCTGGATGTCGGCGGCGGCTTTCCCGCGGCCTATCCCGGTCGGGACCACGCGGCGCTGTCGGACTATATCGAGGCGATCCATCGTGCCTTTGATCGGTTCCCGGCCTTTGGTCGAACAGCCCTTTGGGCGGAGCCTGGGCGCGCTTTGGTCGCTGAGGCGGCGAGCCTGATCGTCCGTGTCGAGGGACGTCGGGACTTCGATCTCTACATCAATGATGGGATCTACGGCGCGCTCTACGATGCAGGTCACCTCAATTGGCGTTTCCCGTGCCGGGCGGTGGGTCATCCCGCCGATGCGATGACCGCGCCGTTTCGCTTTTACGGCCCAACGTGCGACGATGCCGACTATATGGAGGGGCCGTTTTTCCTCCCCGCCGGGATGGCGCAGGGCGATACGATCGAGATCGGTCAATTGGGCGCCTACGGACGAACAATGACCAGTGGCTTTAACGGCTATGGGTCGTACAAAGATGTTATTTGCACAGACGACCCCTTTGGGTCCCTTTACGAAGCCGCCGACCTTCGGGCCCTTGCGGAGACAAAAAAATGA